The sequence CCGGGTGCACTAagttcccgctatgcgcggggttcggagaagggtcggaccacaagggtctttTGTACATagccttaccttgcatttctgcaagatgTTGTTTCCACAGCTCTCTGCAAGaagctgtttccacggctcgaacccgtgacctcctgatcggtagcaactttaccagttacgccaaggctccccttctatAACAGCTAAAATAAAACGAAAAAAAATCTGGAAAATGAGAGGAAACAAGCCAAACTCCTGAGAAACaataaaaagaattaaaacaATGTGCTTGTCAAAGAAACAACAGCAAAACCAGAGCAGCTGTCAATAACAAGAGAACTTCACTTAATAATCAAGAGTGCAAAGACTTGTTACATCAGCGCACCACTGAATTAAGATATTCTAATTGAACATGAAAGAAGTGAATACATTAAAATGGGGCTCCTATAAGCAGAAACCTGCGATGAAAAATACCGCTACAATGATATAGTACATCTCTACAGTCACAATACATTACAGTTTAATTAATAGAAAGGACAAAATTCGGATGTACAACAACACGGGCATCTTCATTCCTAAGAATGCATTACTTCAGTTTCTCACTCTTTCTATAGTGAATGTCTGTTCTGGTGTGTATGGTACGTTTAAGAGTGTAGCTATAACATTACCCACGAACGGCCTTTCTTCATTCACATCTCTATATCTTCCAGTTCCGGCAAAGGAAAACGAAGGATAGCAGCAATGCCAGTTAGCTGTGCCAGTTCTGTGCTCCCAACCAAGAATTACTTTAATCAGTCTAACCAAATATGCAGTAAAGCATGCACGTTTACAGGATGGAAGGAAAAGATTTAAAGTGTGAATGTGACAATGAACATGTGCACAGAAAGGGATATATGGTTCGACTCATTTAGATGACGCTAGACGAATCAATTTCCAAGAGACCTGTTTCGTAAAACACTACCAAGGACCGAGTAAAATAGAGTCTAACTGGGAATGACAGATGTAAATGCTGGAAGGAAAAAGAAATTAACAATAAAGTAACTATATACTCACGTTCTCCTGAAACATGCATTGACGAGAAAATGAGAGCAGTACCACCTGAATCCTTGACTGAATCAACCAGATTAGCATACTTTTTCCTCGTTGCTACATCAGAACTCCTGTCAACAGATCAGAAGATGTTAGATATTTCTCATATACAATCAACCAACTATATACGCGAAGGAGCGAAAGAGATAGTACAGTAAGATGTTTACATCTCATCAATTACTATGCAAAGCCCTAGCCAACGACTTACTCTCACCACTCACATGTTCCTCAAAAATAAAGTCGGTTTAAGGATAGCATGCATTCGATTccaaagaaacaaacaacaaccAAATTGGCAGGTTCCTTAATGCGAAAAAGTAAGAaacgaaaacaaaagaaaatgaagggaAGTAGTTCTATTTCACCCATGAAACAGGGTTTGGCACTCTGCCCAAGCGCTTGAGGGAGATGTTCTATTGATCTTCTGGACCATGTATTGACATGGTACATGAATGTTTATTATCTTAGAGGCCACTTTTGAATTTCACATAGAGAGTAGATATGTTGGACAAAACATCTCATGAAAGCCGCCTCGCCTCTTGACCATTTATAATCCATTGAAATATGAAGATACAAAGTTATTACATGTTAAAATATGACAACAGCAATGAAATAGACCAATCCTATGCACCAAAGACACCATTTTTAAAAGCTAAGCACGTAAAAAGAGATATATATCAACTAGAAGAACATGAGTTGCAGGTAAATATATTATCAAGCTATATCTTAATCCATACAACAATACACTTTCATTTTTATTGCTCGTACAGCCCATCAGTTCAACCCGGGAACCATTAGATAGCTCACCTAAAGAGCTCGTCAGTAATGAGAAGTGTCTGGACAGCCATTCGTTCATGAGCAACTTCAACATGCTTTGGTCCGTAGCATGCACGATCGGGATCCTAGGAAAGTACCAAAAAAGCAACTTAAACTTCCACttctaaaatatattttaaaataagaataAGAAAACACTTCAATATCAAATTCCAACATAAACGTAAGCTTCCACTactaaaatatatttaaaataagggAAAAAAACACTCCAATATCAAATTCTGACGTACTTGTGGCAATGTAACTATACAGCTATGCTGTAATTTTGTATTACCTCATTTTTGACAAGTGGAAGTACATATAACTTCATAAAAGGTGAAGTTCATTCATATAAATGGTAGAGATTCAGTAAAGAGGACATGCCATAAATTTATTGCAGGTtcttaaaaaaaagagagaaaaacttATAACCAAGAGTGTTATCCTTCTCAGTTACTTCAAAAAAAATGAATATCATAATTCATGTAATGTAACTCTAGTGTTTAGACGTAATGACCTAGAGACCTGGAAATCAAGCAAAAGTGTTTTAATTCAGCCAGACTTATTGTATTTCTTTCTGCAAAGAAGTAAAGGGGGAGGAGGTCATCTCAGATGATAATTTTTCCTCTAGCCCTCTCATATCAATATGGCGTCACCGTTGCAGACGAATATTCCTCGCACTAAATTCAACATCGGTCAACTAAAGATCCAACTAAGAAACTCGTGGTGAAATTTCAGATATATTGATTAGCAAGAATTTACAACTTCCATTTGCAGAATTTCCAGCTAAAAAGAATTTCTTTCTTAGTGTAGAAGCTTTACAAAGAATATGAGCCAGCCTCTGATGTTTCAAATACTCAACAACCAAAACCTACTTACTCATAAGCCTCACATCATCCTCAACTTGTGCATTCCTAGGTCCGAAAAGATCATTTGTGAATGTTTTAGTTTCAAATAATGGTTCATCAAGTAGGCAGATCGCTAAGTAGCATCAAACTCATTGCACATCTCAGATACAACTGAGATGCCCAAAAATTCAATAAAAGTCGAAAATTGTTGATTGGAAATATCTAAGAATATTGACAGATCCTTGCTGAAAATAAATTTAACCAAGTTAGATTGCAAGCAAATCTGTTATTAATCTTGAAATATTTCAGATTAGTCCATCTTGATTTCCTTAAAACAGGGATCTCCGGCATGCATAGTAAAACACctgacttttatttgaaatttcCAGGCCTTACACAGAATTCAAGATGAAAGATAAAAAACAAACACCAAAAAGATTCCAGCAACATAAATTCAAAGACAAACAATCTGCTTGTACTCTTAGCTTATGAAAGAAAACAATCTGAAATATCCCAAATATATttattaacataaaaataaaacatagAGATCAAGGGTTGAAACTAACATTTGAAAGCATGGCGAAAAATTCCTTTAGGGCTTGGACCTGATTAAGATTGGAAGAGAAGAAGAAACTGTAATTCCAAATGAGTAAGAAAAAGACTTTTAACAAACATAAGTATAAAGAATAATAAAGATCATAATATGTTGAGCAAGGGTATAAAATACCTCTTTGGCAGCTTTTGTATCTTTTATCATACTCATTACGTTTGGGGCCTCCAAAACCTCTTTCAAACTATGCCTGTTAACCAGATAAAAACTTTTGGGCTTAAACAATCATGCTTGACAATGATTTTACATCATAAGCCATAACATATCACTTAGACAAAAAAAGGTGAATTGTACTAAAATATGAGAGAAAGAGACAGATGGGCGCACTTGTATCCTGATGTTGTATGGACAAGAATTATGCGTGACTTATTTTCTATTATAGGTCTTAGCTGTTTCCTCTCGGCTTCCAACAACAGGTGACGATGAAACTGATCCTGTACATTTAATAAGCAAAAAAAGATTGAAGATATATACCACAATTAAATAACATATGCATAGTAGAGATAAACTTAGGCATGCACGTTCTTTCACTTGCAACATAGCATAAATGTATGACATGCCAAGAAGTGTAACTTTACAAGAAAGAACTACCGAAACAAAAAATACCTTGGTGAATCCTGGACTTGCAATTACAGCACAGCGAACTACCTTGAAATCAACATGCTTAACAAAGGCCTGAAACAGAAAATAACAACTTGTCACATATTGCTTATGAACATTAAGCAACATTAAGAAAGTTCGCAAAGTCTACCTGTAGAACATTATCAAAGAACTTGTTTAACGCCTGCAAAACAAAGTTAAGAACTCAAATCACTAAGATATCATAATTAAATAATACAAAAGctggaaaaaaagaaagacaTACCTTATCATAACCTGCAATAGCTGGCCCATGCTTGCGTGGTATAGAAGTCTCTATACGAGAACGAGTAATAGTCACGCTGTTAACAACATCAACAGGTACATAAGGCTAAATTATGCCAGACAATCTAGTTAACTCAGTCTTAACCTTAATCCGCAACAGAAAGTCTGTCATCCTCATTCGCCTTTTAAATTATACCATCTtatttgaataaaagaaaaggagagacTCAAAATCTGTTTTAAAATTTGTATTCAAGAGGATTATCAGATTGTCAAGCTTACCTTTTACCAATAAGAAGTATGTGTGCCAATCCTTCTTGCATCAGAACCACAGCCAGATCGGCGCTTGCAGATGGATCTGAATCAAATTGGAAAACCATATTCAGCATAATGAAAGGGTAATCCAAGAGCAGTACTAAACCACATATCCACATTGGAAGCAATACTGTCCAATCATCAACAATTTTGTAGGGAAACTTTTCATCAGTTCAAGAACACCCTGACGCACACGAAATTGCAGCGAATAATCATGTTCTCTCCACCAGTGTACGAGCGGAGAAGTAAGAGAacctttgcaaaaaaaaaaaagaagctaaaacaCACCTAGACTGAAACAACTAATGCACCTACAAAGCAGTTTCACTATCATGCCAATTGATTATTAATCTAACCAAGTGCTAACACGTAACTTCTTATTCATAAAATTAGCTCCAGCACTTAAAAGTGATTTTCAGCACTTGGTGCTTAAAAGCTACTTTATTCCACTAAGCCAAACGGGATCAAAGTCAGGCTATGAAATAAAACACCTAATATTGCAGATAATGGTAATGGCAGCACTGAACaactaaaaatttaattttgttGAAGTGTACTGTAAAAAATACCAGAAGCTTGACGAAGAACCTCCCGCGCCAGTGAGTCCCATACCACCTAAATAAGATAATCTTGGTCAAAACTAATATATGCATAAACTATTGTAAAAATCAACTCTGTTTAGATAAGACTACGATTGAAGAATAAAAAAAGCACATGCTCATAAATTTGCTAATAAGAAAACATATGAAATCAGAAGGGCAGATGCAAAGGAAAGAACAATCACTTTGAAACACTATATACAAAGAAATTCAAAACAATTATTGTCCATGCATAGATGGAAGTATATACAGATTACAAACAAAAGTTTTAAACGAAAACGCGAATACCTTTAAAAAATGTTCTTTTGATAAGTGTATACCTTTCAGTAATATATCTAGCAGCAAAAGAAATTTTGGCAAATTTCATTCAGCCTGTACGCTGATCCACATACTTTCAAGTTTTACCTTTAATTCTCAGCTCAGGCTTTCATATTTCGATCCAAAGTATTCCTACAGTTTCCTATAGAATCCTCAAGTGACAACTACGAATAAAAGATTTTTTTGGTTGTTGAAGTACTACGTACGAATGACAAATAATAGACATCACAAGATTGAGTACGTGTTATCTCCGCTTTCTCTAATttcagatcttctcttttatcCCATACCTTAAATGTCTTGTCTTTTACTCATTCTTCTTACTGCTAACCTTCCTTCTTTTTTACAATAACCACAATTAAGAAACATTAGTCTGTTTATCGAAACTGACGATGAAAAACTAATCTCTACTGAGCTAACCAAGGTGTCTAAAAGATATTCCGAGGGTCCTTTGGTTTGTCCATAACTGTAAGAATTAAGTACATCATAAAATTTTTGCTTATTCCACAAAACTGAAGATTGTATGTGCGTTATTACAATCAATGTTCCTGTAAGAAAGAGTTTGAGGTGCTCTCCAAATGTAAAAGAGCTCATAATTTGAGAATATTTTGCAACATGAAAATTAAAGTAAAATGATTTAGCATAAGGCTTCTGGAGTCCTTTTTTCTAAAACTGTTTTATGGACCATTTGTCTgggataatataaataatatccTGATTATTGACCTAATTCATCTCCTATCACTCATTTAGCCTCTAACATATGAAAAGAATTTCTTCTACCTGAACCCAGATTGTTGCATCACTTAAATATACATTAACTAGGTAACTCAAACCCTTCATTTACCCTATCATTGCCCCAACCCCTACCTGTGTTGGACGAACAAGGGGACATAGATCCTTCATGctacatataacaacaacaacaaacaacccaGTGTGGTCCCACAAGtgaggtttggggagggtaggatgtacgcagccttacccctaccctggaagggcagagagactgtttcgGATAGACCCTCGGCTACAGAAGGTGAGAGAAGCCCTGGTAGCAAGTAATAGCAAAACAataattagaaaactaaatcgGGGATAGCAACAGGTAATATGAAAGGGGTACTGATAACAAGTAGCAACAAGATAACATATTCAGAAAACTAATTCCAAGGCAGCAGACGAGAATATGAACGAAGTACTGCTAGCAAACTACGGAATGACCAATGGCAAGTAACAACGAAACGAGACATGCGAATATAGAAAACTAAGGAAAAAAAAAGGGTACCGAACTAGCGCGAATACTATCGAGCTAGAGAAGATAAAGGGGGATGcacgactacctactaaccttctaccctaatcttcaACCTCCACATCCTTCTATCTAGACTCATGTCCTCGGTTAGCTCAAGTAGCGCCATGGCcagcctaatcacctctccccaagacttctttggcctacctctacccctcctcACACCTGCTAAGGTCAACCCCTCACATCTCCTGACAGGGGCATCTGCatttctcctcttaacatgcccgaaccacCTCAACTTTGCCTCACGCATCTTTGCCTCCACAGgggccactcccaccttgtcTCGAATAACTTCATTTCTGATTCTATCCAacctagtatgcccacacattcatctcaacatcctcatttccgcTACCCTCATCTACTGGACATGAGAGgttttgactggccaacactctgccccatacaacatagtcggtctaacaaCTACCTTGTAGAGCTTACCCTTAAGTCTCaacggcacattcttatcacacaagacaccggaagcgagcctccacttcatccaccctgctccgatacggtgtgtgacatcctcatctaTCTCCTCATCCTTCTGACATATAGATCCCAGATACTTGAAACTCTCTCTCCTGGCAATGACTTGCGTATCGAGTTTCACATCCCCATCCGCCTCCTGGATAACatcgctgaacttgcactccaagtattctgtcttggtcctactcaacttgaaacccttagactccaGGGTATGTCTCcagacctccagcctctcgttaacgccacctcgcgtctcatcaatcaggactatgtcatctgcaaatagcaAGCACCAAGGCACCTCCCCCTGAATGTGATGTGTCAAAGAATCCAACGCCAGGGAAAACAAAAACGGGCTAAGTGCTGATCCTTGATGCAACCCCATCTCAATCGGAAAGTAATCCGAGTCTCCACCTGTTGTCCTAACCCGTGTCTTAgttccatcatacatgtcctgaATCACTCTAATATACGCTACAGGCACTCCtatagcctccaaacatctccataaaACCTCTCCGGGGACTTTGTCATAGGCCTTCTCCAAGTCAATGAGCACCATGTGCAAATCATTCTTCACCGCCCTAAACTGCTCCACCAATCTCCTCACAATATGAATGGCCTCAGTGGTCGACCGTCCCGGCATGAAACCAAACTGGTTCTCGGAAATGGACACACACCTCCTCAACCTCCCTTCAATCACCCTCTTCCACACTTTCATCGTATGGCTtaacaacttgatacccctatagttgttgcagTTTTGGACATCCCCCTTATTCTTGTACAGCGGGATCATCGTACTCtgcctccattcttcaggcatcttcttcgtcctaaaaatgacGTTAAACAACCCAGCAAGCCATTCCAAGCCCTCCTTACCCAtgctcttccaaaattccaccgggaTCTCGTCCGGCCCCGTCGCTCTACCCCTACTCATCCTGCGCATAGCCCCTACAACCTCCCCCACTCGTATACGTCTACAGTACCCAAAATCTCGTTGCCGCTCCGAGTGCTCCAACTCCCCCAACACAATGCCCTTATTTCCCTCTTCATTCAAGAGACTATGAAAGTAAGACTGTCATCTCTGCTTAATCTGTGCCCCCTCCAATAAAACTCTTCCCTCCTCATCTTttatgcatctcacttggtccagatcccgggCCTTCCGCTCCCTCACCTTCGCTAGTCTGAACAACTTCCTGTCCCCGCCTTTATCCCCAATTTCTTCGTCATGCTACATATAAAACAAGCTGAAAAAAGATAATAACCCCCTCGGTACATTCGGTATTTGTTATTCTCACCAAAGTCCAGATAATGTATAATAAAGGAgttaataataaattaacaagCAGCGACACCTTAAGGAAATTCTCCAACCATTGTAAATTTGTTTATGAGAGAACAATGACAATATATTTGGTGTGCGCTTTTTTGACGTGTATTGAACAACACGTAACTTTTTCTTGGATTATTTGGCATGGAATCGGATACGAAAATAACCATGGTGGAATTATCATTGATGTAGACGGGTTGTTCAGTCTAGAAGGCAGCCAGAAAGTATTGTATGTACACCTTTTGTGCATGGTGTGGACTGCCTCAAAGGACAGGAACAGGAGATGCCTCGAAGGGGTATCAGTGGCGAGACATAAGTTGAAATATAGTTGCTTAAGTAACttgttctcttcttttttttttctttcggtCGGTGTGATCATATTAATGTAAATGGCCTGGATAACTTTACAGATTTTTTGTGCTCGGTTGAGCTGCAATTCTAAAGAAAATGTACCACCAGCTTAATAGCttttgaaattcaaaaaaaaaaaaaatacctcacaagttttaaaagaaaacacAGAGTGATAGGTGGAAAAGAATCAAACGGCAGCAGTGTACCTTTCTTAGCACAAAAGGTCTGTGTTGCTCAATCTCCAGAGTGTGAAAGGCCCCTATCTGCAATAAAATAATTAGTTTTTTGCCGCAGCGTCAAAGCAAGGAACTTAATCAAAAATATTAAGTTGAATGATACACACCTTTACATGTTCATTCTCCAGGATATTCTTCCCACGAATACGCAAGGCAGAACCTTCTTTGTCATACTCAACATTCTGAAACACCAAACTACTTACACATTATACAACTTTGGAACGGAATAGACTCAAATGAAAACCCTAGAAAGAGCAACTATCTGCTTCCTACTTTGTGGTGACACTACAATTATAACCATTACAGTGGAACATAATTATCAATGTCGCATTTATTGTGATTCATATGAAAAGGAGCATTGTTATGTGGCAATCACATCGTATTTCATACACATGCTGTATTGATATCCTCAAAATATATCAAACTACCCAAAAATTCCTTCATCTTGACCAAATTAGAAAAGGAAGACAAAgaaaactctttttttctttttatgatcAGTGAAAGACAAAGAAAAGTCTCCTCCGCATCCTTTAGTAAATTCTTCTCTATAGTTTATTGATTTCAAAGTTTATCCTTCAATTTCTCTTAACAAACCTTATGCTGGAAGCTAAGACCAAGTCCTGATCCAAGGCCCACACCCAATCAAACTATCCTTTTCCCAACTTTGGGACAGATGcactatatttttttcttttttttttggataaggtaaagttTATTGATGTAAGTCAGTGAGAAGCTGGACATGTGTACATCCAAAATAAGTGAGCATTACATGTCGTATAATGAACTAAGAAAGTCAACCATGGAATCTGGCTCTAACTGCACTCAGCTAAATATTTTACTTGGATTAAGAACTAACACTATAAGATGAAATAAACAATTAACAAGAATGTTAAACTCAACTTCCCCCTTCACAGCTGAATGATGCGTCTAAATGTTTTCTTACCTCAACTTTAACTTCCAATTTCAGTTTCACTCGTTCAGCATCTCTTCCTCCAGAAGCAGCTTCCCTTAGAACCTTCCTACAGGAAATCACAAGCAATAATGAACGCTTACATTAGGTTGTTTTGTGATAAGCGGAAATGTGTTCACAGCCAGTAAAGAGCCACATAACATAATTTGCAAAAGATAGTTGCTCACTTGCTCTCAACATATAAAATGAGCATTCATCGCTGGCTTTAAGAAACAAAACTAACTATATTATTATCAATCTGAGCAATCATCAAAGACTCACAATCTGCCGAAAAAAATTCAATTTCCTTCTAGTTACATTGTCATTCACAACTTCAACGTCATAAGAAAATCTAGACAAATTTAACTAGGAATTTACAATACAGCTCATATTAGACTCTAATTAACAAATAACTGACGGCATGAAACAACATAATTGCTACAAAAAATAGAGATTTGCAGAACGAGAAGTATACGTGTGTAATTTATATAGAACCAAAAATGTATTGGAAAACAACGCCAGAAGAGTCTAGAAAACTTTCAAACAAACTGAATTTGGAGATAATTAGCAAGAGACACATATTTAGAGTTCATTCAACCCAAAGATTCCATCTTTCATGATTAAATTTATAAAAGTGCAAGAAACTCacattttttgtaaattttagtAGCACCTACAAGATACCACTTACTCCttttgtcccaatttatgtgatggCATTTCCTTTTTAGTTCGTCCTAAAAAGAATGACACTTTTGTA is a genomic window of Nicotiana tabacum cultivar K326 chromosome 16, ASM71507v2, whole genome shotgun sequence containing:
- the LOC107790825 gene encoding protein PELOTA 1-like (The RefSeq protein has 3 substitutions compared to this genomic sequence), with the translated sequence MKIVRRDLVPDGPGSVKIVPEEADDLWVAYNLIAEGDTVLAITVRKVLREAASGGRDAERVKLKLEVKVENVEYDKEGSALRIRGKNILENEHVKIGAFHTLEIEQHRPFVLRKVVWDSLAREVLRQASDPSASADLAVVLMQEGLAHILLIGKSVTITRSRIETSIPRKHGPAIAGYDKALNKFFDNVLQAFVKHVDFKVVRCAVIASPGFTKDQFHRHLLLEAERKQLRPIIENKSRIILVHTTSGYKHSLKEVLEAPNVMSMIKDTKAAKEVQALKEFFAMLSNDPDRACYGPKHVEVAHERMAVQILLITDELFRSSDVATRKKYANLVDSVKDSGGTALIFSSMHVSGEQLAQLTGIAAILRFPLPELEDIEM